One Peromyscus leucopus breed LL Stock chromosome 4, UCI_PerLeu_2.1, whole genome shotgun sequence genomic region harbors:
- the C4H20orf204 gene encoding uncharacterized protein C20orf204 homolog has protein sequence MVPLKPTFYVLPLLLAFLVSALGWARPRSCSVQEVLHHYQAVIFQDLQAAMQWAGLGAQHTEPGSRHHHFVQKNLTGAGGGQGQPGASCDAQKEHSILLSIESLGQTLLGSMAGVPHNALEKAAWTVAVRTKAVMRRHCRTSTRILQPKKRPVQQRRRLLLRALYAVATCWEKLFALSAMTTREF, from the exons ATG GTGCCCCTCAAGCCCACTTTCTACGTTTTACCACTGCTGCTGGCATTTCTGGTGTCTGCTCTGGGCTGGGCTAGGCCCCGGTCCTGCAGTGTCCAGGAGGTCCTCCACCACTACCAAGCTGTCATCTTCCAGGACTTGCAGGCCGCCATGcagtgggctgggctgggagcCCAGCATACAGAGCCTGGGTCCCGACACCACCACTTCGTTCAGAAAAACCTGACTGGAGCTGGTGGAGGTCAGGGACAACCAGGGGCCTCCTGTGATGCCCAGAAG GAGCATAGCATCCTACTGTCTATCGAGTCCCTGGGTCAGACCCTTCTTGGGAGCATGGCCGGAGTTCCCCACAATGCGTTAGAGAAAGCGGCATGGACAGTGGCGGTGCGCACCAAGGCCGTGATGCGCAGACACTGCCGGACATCCACCAGG ATCCTGCAGCCCAAGAAGCGTCCAGTGCAGCAGCGGAGGCGGCTCCTGCTGCGTGCCTTATATGCTGTCGCCACCTGCTGGGAGAAGCTCTTTGCACTGAGTGCCATGACCACCAGAGAATTTTAG